The genomic interval AATATCTGAATCATATTTCTGAGAAGCATTAAGCCTGCGTGCTTACTAATGAAAAAGCGCCATAAGCGAGTGcgttataacattaaaatgcaTCGTTACAATAAGATACAAACAGTTACATAACGATATACACTTCTCTGGTTAACTGAAAATTTATTAAAACCTGTCTTTTCTACTAAAACAAAATCTGATAACTGCGTTGtggtattttattttgtagtgtATAACTGTTTCTTCTTACGTGCTGCTGTTAGAAATGTTTCCGCCAGAGAAACGAACGCTTGCTGGGTGTATATCAAACCTTGCGTGGGGTATTGGCGTAGTTCTTTTGTCGATTTACGCTTACTTTCTAAGGGATTGGAGACATATGCACGTGGCTATTTCTGCTCCTTGCTTTGCGGCTGTGTTTCTGTGGTGGTAAGTTAATACCTAACCTATATTATACTAATAACTGTTAGATCTAAATACACATCAGATATTAATTAGAACTATGTTTTGTTGTAGGTTTAAAGTTAATATAAGTATTCTATTAACCAAAGAGAGATAGAAAAAGTTATTACATGTAGTTTCAAAATAGGCAGTCATATAATACtattataaaacataacataacaaaatGTCCATTTTAGATACAGGGTAGGCCTATAGACTGCTGGTAAATCTTCTATATATTagcattttgttgtttaatcaTAAGATGCCTAACTAATAAATAATGCACTAATTGCAGGTTTGTTTACGAATCTCCAAGATGGCTGATATCGAAAGGTCGTTTAACTGAGGCAAacatcatatttaaaaaaattgccaaattcaACAAACTAGAACAAAGGGAAACGTATATCAACAATGACGGTGAAGCGGTACGTGAAATGGAGGATTTAAGTGGGACACCtgaagaaacaaaaacacaaatgaCGTCATTAAATAAACTGATGCACTATTTTACTCGCAAAGAAAATCTCCCAATTGAGAAAAAACgaaaaaacatatttcttgATGTATTTAAAAGTTCAAGAATGCGTAGAAGTACTTTGGTTATCTACTATATATTGTAAGTACGTTACGCAGGCCTAATCATAAGCAGTTTTTATTGTTCTTCTACACTTTTTACGAATTATTGAAAAtacaacatatttttaaaaaggtaatAAAAACATTCCAAAGATATAAAAGCTACTAAAAATAAGCAAACATGGCAATATCAATTTTTCTTTTAGTTTGGTCAATAGTCTATTCTATTTTGGAATATCATTAAACAGTTCTGATTTATTCGGTGATAAGTACGTCAACACATTCCTAGTTTGTCTTGTTGATGTTCCAAATGGGATTGTTTCTATATACTTAATGCAAAGGTAAATATTAAGGAAACGCATTTTTTAAAACGCATTATTAAAATACATGCATTATCTATCTATATTAAcgcaaataattattaataatggtCAAACAAATCTGACCCAAAATAATTTTTTGCAGATTTAATAGACGGCCGCTGATCATGGGTTTCCTTTTATTAGCTGCAgtattttcaatttctttagcATTCATACCTCAGGTCACAAGTAAGTACATGAGCTATGCAAACTGATGATAGTTATACTGCGCATACTCACACGCACACACACTGCGCATACTCACACTCTAAGCTGAATTTGAATATCTTGGCCTAAAGTCAAATGTGTTATATTCATTTtcacaaataacaataattcttctttatttttttagaaagtGGAACCAATCTTTACCCTCTTATCCTGACATTTGCATGTTTGGGCAAATACGCAATTGGTACATCGTTTAATTCTGTCTGGCTCTATGCAAATGAGATATTTCCAACAGAATTAAGGTAAAGAGAAGTATAAAGTTTAGGGGTTGAATACATacatataaataagaaataccATACTGGTACCTGAAATTTTACTGCTCAGTTTTAGAAGGAAATTTGTATCATTTACTatgaacaaaaaacaaaaaatgtcgtgccaaaaataaattgaaatcataaataaatgttagaaattaaaatgaaataccACGTATTTCGACAATACTTTAATTCaatcatttaaagatgtattgtcaaaaacccattagctggcagccaatttgactttGAATGTTTGTTTCGATCCAATATTTGGTCAAATTGaataactattaggtgacattaaaatggcatattaaaaaaaaagtttcagcgggacaatacatctttaataattcaAAGCACtcttttgtttgtattattagAAACACAGGACTGGGTACGTGTTCATTTGCAGCAAGGATTGGATCCATTATTGCGCCGTACATTTTGTACTTGGTAAAtagtatttttagttttaaataaatgttatatagatTTTAAAACTTGTATATTACATGACTGAAATATAATTACTTTACTGAGTTATGGAAACAGAAATAAAGGAACTCTACACCTCAGTGATATAATGGAAACCAATGAACTAACTAAACAAATTTGTGATATAAACAATTTGATACTGTTGTCATCTATTACAGTCTCACAAgattattgaagaaaaaaaatatgattacgTTTTGGTTAAAAATGATTGGTGACAAATATTCCTACGTTCTAGCAACTATTTTACTAACGATAATCTGTTTTGTTTATACTTCTAGAACAATTTTTATGGCGGTAGTGCGTTGTTGTTATTTGGTATCTTTGCTGCAGTAGGAGGTATATTGGTCTACTTTCTACCGGAAACTCGTAATAAACCTCTTCCAGAGACCATGAAAGAAGGTGAAGATCTCCACGCTGGAAGAGAAATTATACGGCCATAGGgtgcattatttaatttaatattccaCTGAGTTTTCATATATTTAGCCAAAGTTGACTATAGTAATCACGACAGAAAATGTCAAAAAACGTATTCATTATAAACGTTCgattaataatacattacaaaagcTTTTCGCAATACTAGTCTTATTATTAGGTATATTGaaatagtaataaatattaCTCATGGGGCATTTTCTATTAATGAAAAAATGCTTAAGGTATATATATATCGATATCAATCTATATTGTATCGACAAGCTTTGGAAATTatatcattaaaatatgacttttGCGAGAGATACTATAATCGGACCAGATATATTGAGTGGGTGAACCATTTTCTTGGTAACCTTTATTTAAAAGAAACCACATGAAACGAATGCTTTTGCCTGCTGGGCTAGGATTGATGCTGGATCATATTCGTGAATTGTGTCGTTTGACAATTATTCAAGTTTGTTATTgagtaaaaacaaatataattaactTACCACTATAGTTTCGAGcttctttaaaacaaaacaatatatgaATCTTTATATTCCAAAGATAAGCTGATTCTACCAGCTCCAACCATGGaggtttatttttatacctccatgctccAACTGTTAACATACACGCATGCTTAAAGCAATCAATCGTTCGCTGGTCTGATAAGCAATTCAACAAGTACAGCATTCTACACTTTGTTATCTAAATAGCCTATGCATCTGTGCCTACGTTGTTACGTGGTCATTACGTTTCAGTCGGTGGAAATgtacatattaatttaaaacattaaaacaaatatcaataacaaaaacactgatatattttctttaaatattatatttgtaatttattcAAACCAGTTGGCCTGCCATGTTTGTTTTGTTGCTATATTTATCATCTTGTCTTGAATTTTATACCCAGGAAACCGGATATCATGTatgttgtatgtatgtatgtgtaAATAaagaatcttgaatcttgaatattGCCATTGGTTAATTATTATATCTTGCTTCTATTCCTGcattgatatacagtatttgagtTACTTGCTATACCTGGTTTACTCCTACATTGGTATATTTGGGTTATTTGCTATACCTGGTTTACTCCTACATTGGTATATTTGGGTTACTTGCTATACCTGGTTTACTCCTACATTGGTATATTTGAGTTACTTGCTATACCTGGTTTACTCCTACATTGGTATATTTGGGTTACTTGCTATACCTGGGTTACTCCTACATTGGTATATTTGAGTTACTTGCTATACCTGGTTTACTCCTACATTGGTATATTTGGGTTACTTGCTATACCTGGTTTACTCCTACATTGGTATATTTGAGTTACTTGCTATACCTGGTTTACTCCTACATTGGTATATTTGGGTTACTTGCTATACCTGGTTTACTCCTACATTGGTATATTTGGGTTACTTGCTATACCTGGTTTACTCCTACATTGGTATATTTGGGTTACTTGCTATACCTGGTTTACTCCAACATTGGTATATTTGAGTTACTTGCTATACCTGATTTACTCCTACATTGGTATATTTGGGTTACTTGCTATACCTGGTTTACTCCAACATTGGTATATTTGAGTTACTTGCTATACCTGGTTTACTCCTACATTGGTATATTTGGGTTACTTGCTATACCTGGTTTACTCCTACATTGGTATATTTGAGTTACTTGCTATACCTGGTTTACTCCTACATTGGTATATTTGGGTTACTTGCTATACCTGGTTTACTCCTACATTGGTATATTTGGGTTACTTGCTATACCTGATTTACTCCTACATTGGTATATTTGGGTTACTTGCTATACCTGGTTTACTCCTACATTGGTATATTTGGGTTACTTGCTATACCTGGTTTACTCCTACATTGGTATATTTGAGTTACTTGCTATACCTGGTTTACTCCTACATTGGTATATTTGGGTTACTTGCTATACCTGGTTTACTCCTACATTGGTATATTTGAGTTACTTGCTATACCTGATTTACTCCTACATTGGTATATTTGGGTTACTTGCTATACCTGGTTTACTCCTACATTGGTATATTTGGGTTACTTGCTATACCTGGTTTACTCCTACATTGGTATATTTGAGTTACTTGCTATACCTGGTTTACTCCTACATTGGTATATTTGAGTTACTTGCTATACCTGGTTTACTCCTACATTGGTATATTTGGGTTACTTGCTATACCTGGTTTACTCCTACATTGGTATATTTGGGTTACTTGCTATACCTGGTTTACTCCTACATTGGTATATTTGGGTTACTTGCTATACCTGGTTTACTCCTACATTGGTATATTTGGGTTACTTGCTATACCTGGTTTACTCCTACATTGGTATATTTGGGTTATTTGCTATACCTGGTTTACTCCTACATTGGTATATTTGAGTTACTTGCTATACCTGATTTACTCCTACATTGGTATATTTGAGTTACTTGCTATACCTGGTTTACT from Antedon mediterranea chromosome 5, ecAntMedi1.1, whole genome shotgun sequence carries:
- the LOC140048961 gene encoding organic cation transporter protein-like, which encodes MDVDDTLRALHPWGRYQIVLLTINCVFGTMTPALHVFSLIYITDTPVHQCKPYEGYSISDAIPVSKVHSKEIVEYESCLIYQMDNGTLTNQTISCPDGNEYILSEGESTVVNELGLVCDKKLMASTAMSVYFCGVLVGAIVSGITSDYFGRRNVFLTAIILIGITGIGLIFTTSYYTFVSVWFITAIEEQCITVSSYVLLLEMFPPEKRTLAGCISNLAWGIGVVLLSIYAYFLRDWRHMHVAISAPCFAAVFLWWFVYESPRWLISKGRLTEANIIFKKIAKFNKLEQRETYINNDGEAVREMEDLSGTPEETKTQMTSLNKLMHYFTRKENLPIEKKRKNIFLDVFKSSRMRRSTLVIYYIFLVNSLFYFGISLNSSDLFGDKYVNTFLVCLVDVPNGIVSIYLMQRFNRRPLIMGFLLLAAVFSISLAFIPQVTKSGTNLYPLILTFACLGKYAIGTSFNSVWLYANEIFPTELRNTGLGTCSFAARIGSIIAPYILYLNNFYGGSALLLFGIFAAVGGILVYFLPETRNKPLPETMKEGEDLHAGREIIRP